The proteins below come from a single Stutzerimonas stutzeri RCH2 genomic window:
- a CDS encoding response regulator transcription factor — translation MSESASKRILMVEDEEDIAFLIRYMLERHGFVVDHAADGRQALDHFAQAAPPDLTLMDIMLPYHDGLELIERLRAQAGWESVPVLMLTAKAREVDIVRALELGADDYVTKPFQPEELLARIRRLLRGRR, via the coding sequence ATGAGCGAATCCGCCAGCAAGCGCATCCTCATGGTGGAAGACGAAGAAGACATCGCCTTCCTCATCCGTTACATGCTCGAACGCCACGGCTTTGTCGTCGACCATGCCGCCGATGGCCGCCAGGCGCTCGATCACTTTGCCCAGGCCGCACCGCCGGACCTGACCCTGATGGACATCATGCTGCCCTATCACGACGGCCTGGAGCTGATCGAACGGCTACGAGCGCAGGCCGGCTGGGAAAGCGTGCCGGTGCTGATGCTGACCGCCAAGGCACGCGAGGTGGACATCGTTCGCGCGCTGGAACTGGGCGCGGACGACTACGTGACCAAACCCTTCCAGCCGGAGGAACTGCTGGCGCGCATTCGCCGCCTGCTGAGGGGGCGCCGATGA
- a CDS encoding glycosyltransferase family 2 protein — MTVDWLWWLQVAFILYFLLLNGMYLLLNLLSMGSLMGYIRQRAETGELAPYLGVEPPVSVLMPAFNEEATIRTSVRSMLQLQYPEFEIVVINDGSKDRTLAVLIEEFDLVPHPEPLRQAVAHQPVQAIYRSRRYANLRVVDKANGGKADALNAGINAARYGLFCGVDADSILQRDSLLRVVQPFLEDERTIAAGGTVRIANGSQVRGGFLIKAGLPRNWLARFQIVEYLRAFLFGRLGWSPLNAVLIISGAFGLFDRERVMAVGGYRTDTVGEDMELVVRLHRYHREKRIPYRIRYLPDPICWTECPEDLGTLGRQRSRWQRGLAESLGRHARLAFSLRGGTPGWLAWPFMALFEWIGPLIELVGYGFMLAGFAFGAVSYAALATFLLVAIGMGILLSVNGLLLETMSFRVYSRRRDMLQLFLMAVLENFGYRQLNTAWRCRGLWQWFSRRKHQWGAMRRSGSWGQ, encoded by the coding sequence GTGACGGTCGACTGGCTGTGGTGGCTGCAGGTCGCCTTCATCCTCTATTTCCTGCTGCTCAACGGCATGTATCTGCTGCTCAACCTGCTGTCGATGGGCAGCCTGATGGGCTACATCCGCCAGCGCGCGGAAACCGGCGAGCTGGCGCCCTATCTCGGCGTCGAACCGCCGGTGTCGGTGCTAATGCCGGCTTTCAACGAAGAGGCGACGATCCGCACCTCGGTGCGCTCGATGCTGCAGCTGCAGTACCCCGAATTCGAGATCGTGGTGATCAACGACGGCTCGAAGGACCGCACCCTGGCCGTGCTCATCGAGGAATTCGACCTGGTGCCGCACCCCGAGCCGTTGCGCCAGGCCGTGGCCCACCAACCGGTGCAGGCCATCTATCGCTCGCGGCGCTACGCCAACCTGCGCGTGGTGGACAAGGCCAACGGCGGCAAGGCCGATGCACTGAATGCCGGCATCAATGCCGCGCGTTACGGCTTGTTCTGTGGCGTCGACGCCGACTCCATCCTGCAGCGCGACAGCCTGCTGCGCGTAGTGCAGCCCTTTCTCGAGGATGAACGCACCATCGCCGCTGGCGGCACCGTGCGCATCGCCAATGGCTCGCAGGTACGCGGCGGCTTCCTGATCAAGGCCGGGCTGCCACGCAACTGGCTGGCGCGCTTCCAGATCGTCGAGTACCTGCGCGCCTTTCTGTTCGGCCGCCTCGGCTGGTCGCCGCTCAATGCCGTGCTGATCATCTCCGGCGCCTTCGGCCTGTTCGATCGCGAGCGGGTGATGGCGGTCGGCGGCTATCGCACCGATACGGTCGGCGAGGACATGGAACTGGTGGTGCGACTGCACCGCTATCACCGCGAGAAGCGCATCCCCTACCGCATCCGCTACCTGCCGGACCCGATCTGCTGGACCGAATGCCCGGAAGACCTCGGTACCCTCGGCCGTCAGCGCAGCCGCTGGCAGCGCGGCCTGGCCGAAAGCCTCGGCCGCCATGCCCGCCTGGCCTTCAGCCTGCGCGGCGGCACGCCCGGCTGGCTGGCCTGGCCGTTCATGGCGCTGTTCGAGTGGATCGGCCCGCTGATCGAACTGGTGGGCTACGGCTTCATGCTGGCGGGCTTTGCCTTCGGCGCGGTTTCCTATGCGGCGCTGGCCACCTTCCTGCTGGTGGCCATCGGCATGGGCATCCTGCTGTCGGTCAACGGTCTGCTGCTGGAGACCATGTCCTTCCGCGTCTACAGCCGTCGGCGCGACATGCTGCAGCTGTTCCTGATGGCCGTGCTGGAGAACTTCGGCTACCGCCAGCTCAACACCGCCTGGCGCTGCCGTGGGCTCTGGCAGTGGTTCTCCCGGCGCAAACACCAGTGGGGCGCCATGCGCCGCAGCGGCAGCTGGGGGCAGTAG
- a CDS encoding HEAT repeat domain-containing protein, giving the protein MRSEWLARCPPWLCEAPANAWAQLWPEDRMLQLALYCAFGLGALTLLVLLQVLLLGEVSRRRAVRRQQFNEQWRPYFAFCSLSDEAPTSHASLPRRHQLWFLLQWNRTQLQLRGAARERMNRALVALGMHRQALILLRGRVRSKLIGLTCLRHLADPAHWDAVLPLLLSRNAIVALAAAQTLVAMDPARAMQLILPAAVERPDWALPRLVSLCQQAGEQAVTTPLLIVLASSPDPRRERLVGLLVHGDPRHAAPWARARLDQGAPAEQLQVALRCLSELGDPRDRPRLLRGLEHEQEGVRLATLLALHKQARREDSELFLPLLADSSWWVRQAAADSLATLPGASSEALQHLLDQVHDRYGRDALRRAIAEVRR; this is encoded by the coding sequence ATGCGTTCTGAATGGCTGGCGCGCTGTCCCCCCTGGCTGTGCGAAGCACCAGCAAACGCCTGGGCGCAGCTCTGGCCAGAAGACCGCATGCTGCAACTGGCGCTGTACTGTGCCTTCGGTCTTGGCGCTCTAACCTTGCTGGTACTGCTGCAGGTACTGCTGCTTGGTGAGGTCTCTCGGCGGCGCGCCGTACGCCGCCAGCAGTTCAACGAACAGTGGCGCCCCTATTTCGCATTCTGCAGCCTCAGCGATGAAGCACCGACTTCCCATGCGTCGCTGCCGCGGCGGCACCAGCTCTGGTTTCTGCTGCAGTGGAACCGCACCCAGCTGCAGTTGCGCGGCGCCGCCCGCGAGCGCATGAATCGCGCCCTGGTCGCCCTGGGCATGCATCGTCAGGCACTGATCCTGTTGCGCGGGCGGGTGCGCAGCAAGCTGATCGGCCTGACCTGCCTGCGCCATCTGGCCGACCCGGCACACTGGGACGCGGTGCTGCCGCTATTGCTCAGCCGCAACGCTATCGTCGCCCTGGCGGCCGCGCAGACGCTGGTGGCCATGGACCCCGCAAGGGCCATGCAGCTGATCCTGCCAGCGGCGGTGGAGCGCCCCGACTGGGCGTTACCGCGCCTGGTCAGCCTGTGCCAGCAGGCCGGTGAGCAGGCGGTGACCACGCCGCTGCTGATCGTGCTGGCGAGCTCGCCGGACCCGCGCCGTGAGCGGCTGGTCGGCCTGCTGGTGCATGGTGATCCGCGCCATGCCGCGCCCTGGGCCCGGGCACGCCTGGACCAGGGGGCGCCTGCCGAGCAGCTGCAGGTGGCGCTGCGCTGTCTCAGCGAGCTCGGCGACCCACGCGACCGCCCGCGCCTGCTGCGTGGCCTCGAGCACGAGCAGGAGGGTGTGCGCCTGGCCACCCTGCTGGCGCTGCACAAACAGGCGCGCCGGGAAGACAGCGAGCTGTTCCTGCCGCTGCTCGCCGACAGCAGTTGGTGGGTTCGCCAGGCCGCCGCCGACAGCCTGGCGACGCTGCCCGGTGCATCATCCGAAGCGCTGCAGCATCTGCTCGATCAGGTGCACGATCGCTACGGCAGAGACGCCCTGCGCCGCGCCATCGCGGAGGTGCGCCGGTGA
- a CDS encoding YaiO family outer membrane beta-barrel protein: MKRALLLLALAMPCTTAFADTATAEGQVQAQQLDAAEATLRMHLAQHPGDADAQFLLARVLSWQGRPQQALPIYQRLLSQQPDNADYLLGEGQALLWAGRPQRALASLERAARIAPDYAEVQQVIQQARAALTVPTTATAPVPVTAAATKRRHELEISARQDWLDSGFDNWRSQRLDYTSTRPESLGWYGALLREQRFGEWDEGVEAGAVIPLDDNWTLQSEVGYQPSPYFLPEWHADLRLQRRLPDGYLGAVSVRRTEYETTRVDRLALSAERYWNAWRAGYTLNVTDVANAGTPIGHDLALDYYYRGLSYAGLRLTVGEEEAVEEQQLITSDVRAISLQGRHWFDNRWALSWEIGHHQQGSYYDRQWLQLGLRHAF, translated from the coding sequence ATGAAGCGCGCGCTGCTGCTGCTCGCCCTGGCAATGCCCTGCACCACGGCTTTTGCGGATACCGCCACAGCCGAGGGACAGGTGCAGGCGCAACAACTGGACGCTGCCGAAGCGACCCTGCGCATGCACCTGGCGCAGCACCCAGGTGACGCCGATGCGCAGTTCCTGCTGGCCCGGGTGTTGAGCTGGCAGGGCCGGCCGCAGCAGGCCTTGCCAATCTACCAGCGCTTGCTGAGCCAGCAGCCAGACAATGCCGACTACCTGCTCGGCGAGGGCCAGGCGCTGCTCTGGGCCGGGCGACCGCAACGCGCGTTGGCGTCGCTGGAGCGGGCCGCCAGGATCGCGCCGGACTACGCCGAAGTGCAGCAGGTGATCCAGCAGGCACGCGCCGCGCTGACCGTGCCCACCACGGCGACGGCCCCGGTACCGGTGACGGCCGCCGCGACCAAGCGCCGTCACGAGCTGGAGATCTCGGCGCGTCAGGACTGGCTGGACAGCGGCTTCGACAACTGGCGCAGCCAGCGCCTGGACTACACCTCGACCCGGCCGGAAAGCCTTGGTTGGTACGGCGCGCTGCTGCGTGAGCAGCGCTTCGGCGAATGGGACGAAGGGGTCGAGGCCGGCGCGGTGATTCCTCTCGACGACAACTGGACGCTGCAGTCGGAGGTCGGCTATCAGCCTTCACCTTATTTCCTTCCCGAGTGGCATGCCGATCTGCGCCTGCAACGGCGCCTACCGGACGGCTACCTCGGCGCCGTCAGCGTCCGCCGCACCGAGTACGAGACCACCCGCGTCGACCGCCTCGCGCTGAGCGCCGAGCGTTACTGGAACGCCTGGCGCGCCGGCTACACCCTGAACGTGACCGATGTGGCCAACGCCGGCACGCCAATCGGCCACGACCTCGCGCTGGACTACTACTACCGGGGCCTGAGCTACGCCGGCCTGCGCCTGACCGTGGGCGAGGAAGAGGCGGTGGAAGAGCAGCAGCTGATCACCAGCGACGTGCGTGCCATCAGCCTGCAGGGTCGCCACTGGTTCGACAACCGCTGGGCGCTGAGCTGGGAAATCGGCCATCACCAGCAGGGCAGCTACTACGACCGGCAGTGGCTGCAGCTCGGCCTGCGTCATGCGTTCTGA
- a CDS encoding aldehyde dehydrogenase has product MPTLTLADWQQRARDLHIEGRAFIQGEYCAAADGGQFDCISPVDGRVLAQVASCEQADAERAVASARAAFDAGSWSRLAPAKRKAVLIRFADLLEANREELALLETLDMGKPIGDSLAVDIPGAARALRWSGEAIDKIYDEVAATPHDQLGLVTREPVGVVAAIVPWNFPLMMACWKLGPALATGNSVVLKPSEKSPLTAIRIAQLAIDAGIPAGVLNVLPGYGHTVGKALALHMDVDTLVFTGSTRVAKQLMIYAGESNMKRVWLEAGGKSPNIVFADAPDLQAAAQAAAGAIAFNQGEVCTAGSRLLVERSIRERFLPMVVEALKGWKPGNPLDPATNVGALVDTQQLNTVLGYIDAGRQAGAQVLIGGQRTLEETGGLYVEPTIFDGVDNAMRIAQEEIFGPVLSVITFDSAEEAVAIANDTPYGLAAAVWTADLSKAHRTARALRAGSVWVNQYDGGDMTAPFGGFKQSGNGRDKSLHAFDKYTELKATWIQL; this is encoded by the coding sequence ATGCCCACCCTGACCCTCGCCGACTGGCAACAGCGTGCCCGTGACCTGCACATCGAAGGTCGCGCCTTTATCCAGGGTGAGTATTGCGCCGCGGCGGACGGCGGCCAGTTCGACTGCATCAGCCCGGTGGACGGGCGCGTGCTGGCGCAGGTCGCCAGCTGCGAGCAGGCCGATGCCGAGCGCGCCGTGGCCAGCGCCCGTGCCGCATTCGATGCCGGCAGCTGGTCGCGCCTGGCACCGGCCAAGCGCAAGGCGGTGCTGATTCGCTTCGCCGATCTGCTGGAAGCCAACCGCGAGGAGCTGGCGCTGCTGGAAACCCTCGACATGGGCAAGCCGATCGGCGATTCGCTGGCGGTCGACATCCCCGGCGCCGCGCGGGCGCTGCGCTGGAGTGGCGAGGCGATCGACAAGATCTACGACGAGGTGGCGGCCACGCCGCATGACCAGCTGGGCCTGGTCACCCGCGAGCCGGTCGGCGTGGTGGCGGCCATAGTGCCGTGGAACTTCCCGCTGATGATGGCCTGCTGGAAGCTCGGCCCGGCACTGGCCACCGGCAACTCGGTGGTGCTAAAGCCATCCGAGAAGTCCCCGCTGACCGCCATCCGCATCGCCCAGCTGGCGATCGACGCCGGCATTCCGGCCGGCGTGCTTAACGTGCTGCCGGGCTACGGCCATACCGTCGGCAAGGCGCTGGCGCTGCACATGGATGTCGATACCCTGGTCTTCACCGGCTCCACCCGGGTCGCCAAGCAGCTGATGATCTATGCCGGCGAATCGAACATGAAGCGCGTCTGGCTGGAAGCGGGCGGCAAGAGCCCGAACATCGTCTTCGCCGACGCGCCCGACCTGCAGGCCGCAGCGCAAGCCGCGGCTGGCGCCATCGCCTTTAACCAGGGCGAGGTCTGCACCGCCGGCTCGCGGCTGCTGGTGGAGCGATCGATCAGGGAGCGCTTCCTGCCCATGGTGGTCGAGGCGCTCAAAGGCTGGAAACCGGGCAATCCACTGGACCCGGCGACCAACGTCGGCGCGCTGGTGGATACCCAGCAGCTGAATACCGTGCTTGGCTACATCGACGCCGGGCGTCAGGCCGGCGCGCAGGTGCTGATCGGCGGCCAGCGTACGCTGGAGGAAACCGGCGGGCTGTATGTCGAGCCGACCATCTTCGATGGCGTCGACAATGCGATGAGGATCGCCCAGGAAGAAATCTTCGGCCCGGTGCTGTCGGTGATCACCTTCGACAGCGCCGAGGAAGCAGTGGCGATCGCCAACGACACGCCCTACGGCCTGGCCGCGGCCGTGTGGACCGCCGACCTGTCCAAGGCACACCGCACCGCGCGGGCGCTGCGCGCTGGCAGCGTGTGGGTCAATCAGTACGACGGCGGCGACATGACCGCGCCGTTCGGCGGCTTCAAGCAGTCCGGCAACGGCCGCGACAAGTCGCTGCACGCCTTCGACAAGTACACCGAGCTGAAGGCGACCTGGATTCAGCTCTGA